GGTCTCGTACATGAAGGACGGCGTCGCGGTGACGGTCGGCGTGGCCGTCTTCGACACCGAGGCCCAGGCGAAGAAGGCCAAGGGCCAGGCCGACAACAAGAGCGTCATCGCCTCGCTCGCCGGCGACGGCGTGAAGGCCTTCTGCAACTCCGCGGTGTGCCGTACGACGACCAATTCCTACGGCCGCTACGCCTACTTCACCACCGCCGGTTTCCTCAACGGCAAGGACGTCACGGAGAAGAGCACCAAGGTCGAGTCGATCGGCAACGACCTGGCCGAGTTCGCCTTCCGCCAGATCCGCCGCCGCGGCCAGGCCCAGGCGTCGGCAGCGGCGGCCGGGTGACGCCTGCCGAAACCGTGTGAGACCCTCCACAGTCATTGATCATCAGACGTTGATCAGCACGACCGTGGGGGGTCTTCTGGCAGGAGGGGGCCACGGCATGCGTATGCGAGGCCGGATACGACTGATAGGGGCCGGCGCGACGGCCGCGGTACTGGGGCCGCTGGCCCTGTGGGCGGCCTGGGACGCGGACGAGACACAGGCCCCCCGCCTCGCCCCCACCGACCTGCGCGAACGCGACCCGCAAGCCACCCCGGCCGCCCGCCGGGTCTACGCGTTCCTGGCCGGCCTGGAGAACGACGCCCGCCTCGGCCGCCCCTCCCGCACGCTCATCGGCCAGCACGTGGAGCTGCACAACGAGCGGTACAACCCGAAGTACGGCGATTACCGGGGGACCAAGCAGCCGGGCTACTACTACAAGAAGGCCCGGGACATCACGGGGCGACTGCCAGGCTTCGTGGAGCTGGACCTGGGCCCGGGCTATGGCCGGCCCGGCTGGGCCGTGGGCCAGGCCCGCTCCTACAACGGCTCCTGGCCGAGCTGCCGCCGCGACTGGGGATATGTCGAGGACGCCGTGGATCTGGCCGTCGGCGTGTGGGCGGGCCTGCCGCGGGCGGCCGACGGCTCCTACCGGCCCTCCGGCACCCACACCGAGTGCTTCTCGGGCGCCCCTGTCTCGCTCCCCCACAACGGGGGCGACCCGGCGGGGCTGGTCGGATTCTCCTTCCACCAGCCCTACCCCGGCAGCCCCGTCAAGAGCCTCGAACAGACCAAGCTCCGCAACTCCCCCGGCGCCGACGACCCCGGCTGGTTCCGCCGGGTGATCACCGCGGACAGTCCGGAACACCGGGCCCTGCTGCACGACCTCGACTTCCTGGCGGACCACCTCGGCTACCTCGCGGACCAGGGAGTGCCGGTACTGCTGCGGCCGTACCACGAGATGAACACGGCCCCGGGCGACGGCTTCTGGTGGGCGGGCCAGGACCCGGCCGCCTTCCACGAGCTGTGGCGGCTGACGTACGACCACCTCGTGCACCGGCGCGGCCTGCACAACCTGCTCTTCGTCTGGGCGCCGAACTCCTGGGACGGCGGCTACGGGCGCGACCCGCACGCGTACTATCCGGGCGGTCGCTACGTCGACGTGGTGGGCGTCGACGACTACAGCGACACCCCGGCCAAGCCCTTCGGCGGGGGCGCCTGGACCGAGGTCTGGTATCGCGGCCTGGAGCGGTACCGCAGGCCGCGGATCATGGCCGAGTCCTTCCATGTGCCGCTCAACGCGGCCCAGCCGGAGACCCTCAGCCGGACCCCGTGGGTGCTGTGGACGGTGTGGGGCCAGGCGCTGTCCTACGAGAACCTCTCCGCTCCCCGGCACAAGAACACCGCGGCCGATGTGCGACGCACCTACGGATCACCGAAGACGATCACCAGCGGTGACCGCCTTCGGGCCGGTCACGCCCCGTAGAGGTCACCACACAAGACGTAACTTGATTAACTTTCGAACACATCCTCCTCACAGGAGTTCCCTGTATCGGACACATATGCGAGGATCGGTGGCCTATTCGGTCAGTGGTCCGGGCGCCTGGGGGGGCATCTGAGCGGCAGCTGACCGAGGCGCCAGAGAAGGCGTTGAGGGGGATGGGCCCGGAACAACAATGACGTCGTGGTGCGCTCACGCGCGCCGTGGCCGAGATCCGTCGTTGCCTCAACGCACCACCGATCTCACAGGAGTTCCGCAGCCGTCATGACATCGACACTGGTCGACGGGGGGGTGCCGCAGTATTCGCGGCACAGTCAGAAACTTGCCAAGCGCACTGCGTCCTGGAAGCCGGGCATCCTCCCGTTCCTGTTGCCCTTCGTGCTTCTGACCGCCTTCGGACTGTGGAGCTACAGACCCAGTTCGTCCCTGATGAGCTGGATCCTGACCGTCGTCTGGTCACTGCCGGTGGCCGGTGTGATGGTCGGCATCCAAGGTGCTCTGCTGATCCGCCGACGGGTCCGCAAGAGCGATCAGATGACTCCGCCGGCACCCGCCGACCAGGACTTCCTGATCGCACTCTGCCCGACCATCGGGCGGCATGACACCTACCCGGCGCTGGAGCGCTCGATCCTCTCGTACGTCGAGCATCTGCCGGAGTACTTCCCGTACATGCGGGTCGACATCCTCACCGAGGAGGGCTGCGAGGCCACCGAGGCCATCGACCGGCTCGCCGCGTCCCACCCGCTGATCCGGGTGATCACCGTGCCCAAGGACTACGTCCCGGCCAACGGCACCCGCTTCAAGGCCCGCGCCAACCACTACGCCCACGAGCTGCGCATCGCCGAGGGTGAGGCCCTGGAGTACGTCTGGGTGCTGCACATGGACGACGACACCGGTGTCGGCCCCGACACCGCTTCGTCGCTCGCCCAGTTCATCAACCGGCAGCGGCGTGCCCACCCCGACGAGGCCAAGCACATGGCCCAGGGCATCCTCACGTACCCCCGCGAGAACGCGGTCAACATGTTCACCTGGCTCGCCGACGCGGTGCGCCCCGCCGACGACATCGCCCGCTTCCGGGCGCTGACCGGCATGGGCACGCCGGCCGCCGGGGTGCACGGCGAGCTGCTGGTGCTACGCGCGTCCATCGAGGCCGAGATCGGCTGGGACTTCGGCCCCAAGGAGATCGTGGAGGACGCCCGGCTCGCGCTGACCTTCTGCCGCAAGTACCCCGGTCGGAGCGACTGGTTCAACGGCCGCTGCTACGGCGCCTCGCCTGCCACCGCGTCGGACTTCGTCAAGCAGCGCGACCGCTGGGCCTGGGGCCTGGTCGCCCTCTGCTTCAACCGGGCGGTGCCCCTGCGCTACCGCTGGTTCCTCTCGATCTGCGTGGCCACCTGGATCCTCGGCCCGCTCCAGCACATCGGTGCCGTGCTCCTCATCGGCTGGCTCTTCAACGACATGAACACCTCGCCGGTGACCCAGTCCATCACGATCCTCTGGGCCCTCAATTTCGCCTACGTGATCTGGACCTACTGGGAGGGGCTGCGGCTCAACGCCCTCGCCTCGGTCAGCGGTCGACGCAAGTGGTGGGAGCCGATCGTCGTGGTCGCTCTCATCCCGGTCTTCTCGATCATGGAGGGACTCGGTGGCTTCAAGGGCTTCCTGAAGTTCGTCCGGCGCGAGGAGAACAAGTTCGTCGTGATCGCCAAGCCCGCCTGACCCCCAGGAAGACCACTGACATGCGTTCACGACTGCCTTTGCTTGCCATTTTTCCGGTGACCGTCCTCACCGTCGTGCTGGGCACCCCCTTCCTCTTCGGCGACCACCCGGTGCGCTGGGAGGCGGGCTCGAAGCTGCCCACCCTCGTGCTGGACAACGCCCCGGAATCCAGTACCCCGGCCGACACCACCACCGACCCGAAGGCCTCTCCCTCTCCCACCGCCGACCCGCTCAAGGTCGCCGAGCCCTGGAAGAAGGGCATGCCCCAGTGGGGCGTACAGCTCTACTGGGAAGAGGAGAAGACCAAGCGCTCCGACGCGTTCATCGAGAAGCAGGCCGAGAAGCACGCCAAGTACCTCATCGGCCTGGGCGCCAACTCGGTGTCCATCTCCTTCCCCTTCTCCATCGAGGGCCGCACGTCCAACGTGCTCTCGAAGGGCGCCAAGACACCGTCCCCGGAGCGCGTCGAGCGCGTGCTGAAGGTGTTCAAGGACGCCGGTTTCCGCACCACCCTCCGCCCGATCATGGACGAGGGGAATCTGAAGCAGGCGAACGGCTGGCGCGGCAACATCGAGCCCGACTCCCGCTCCGCCTGGTTCGCCTCGTACAAGAAGCTCGTCACTCCGTACCTCAAGGCCGCCGACGAGGCGAAGACGAACACCTTCGTGATCGGTACCGAGCTCAACTCCCTGGAGGGCGACGTCGGCTGGGAGCCCCTGGTGTCCTCCGCCGAGAAGAGCTTCACCGGCGAGGTCTCGTACGACGCCAACTGGGACAACTACGTCCGCGGCCGCATCAACATGCCGGTCAGCCACCTCGGTGTCGACGCCTACTTCCCGGTCAAGGTCGCGGACACCGCGTCCGTCGGGACGCTCGTCAAGGGCTGGAACGACTGGCTGGACCGAAAGGCCACCGGCGCGCTGCCCAACATCCTCATCGCCGAATCCGGCATCGGTGCCATGAAGGGCGCCTACCACGCCCCCGGCGACTTCTACGCCAGGCGCACGGTCAACGAGAAGGTGCAGGCCAACTGGTACACGGCGGTCTGTCAGGTGGTCCAGGAGCGGCAGATGCAGGGCGTCTACTGGTGGTCGATCCACTTCGACGACGACCCCAACACCGCCCCCGACGACAAGACCGCCTCCCGACTCGACTTCGCCGGACGCCCCTTGACCGAGAAGGCCATCAAGACCTGCTTCAGCTCTGACTACGCAGGCCCCGGGACCGACGACTCCACCAGCTGACCGAGCGAGGCAATCATGCAGGAAGCCATCATCCTCGTGGGCGGCAAGGGAACGCGCTTGCGCCCGCTCACCAACCACACCCCCAAGCCGCTGCTCAGCGTCGCGGGTTCCTCCTTCATCCGGCACCAGATAGCCAAGCTGATGGACGCCGGCGTCGAGCACGTCGTGTTCGCCACCTCCTACCTCGCCAGCCTCTTCGAGGAGGAGTTCAAGGACTTCTCCCAGGACCTGGCGATCTCCTACGCCGTCGAGGAGGTGCCCCTCGGCACCGGCGGCGCGATCCGCAACGCCGGCCGCCTGCTGCGCGGCCACGACCCGGACGCCCCGGTCCTCATCCTCAACGGCGACATCCTGTCCGGCGTCGACCTGCGCGCCCTCCTGGAGCGGCACGAGACGCAGGACGCGGACGTGACCCTGCACCTCACCCGGGTCCTCGACCCGCGCGCCTTCGGCCTGGTCCCCACCGACGAGGACGGGAGGGTGCTCTCCTTCCTGGAGAAGCCCAAGACGGCCGCGGAGATCATCACCGACCAGATCAACGCCGGCTGCTACGTCTTCCGCCGCTCCGTCCTGGACGCCGTCCCCGCCGACCGCGAGGTCTCGGTCGAGCAGGAGACCTTCCCGCAGCTGGTCGCCGGCGGCGGCCGGGTCTTCGGCCACACCACCCAGGAGTACTGGCGCGACCTCGGCACCCCGCTGGCCTTCGTGCACGGCTCCGCCGACCTGGTCAGCGGCAGGGCGACCTCGCCCCTGGTGGCCGGCCCGTCCGAGGCGCTGATCCACCCCACGGCCGTCATCGACCCGACCGCCCGCGTCACCGGCGGCTCGACGATCGGCCCGAACGCCGTCATCGGCGCGCACGTGGTCGTCGACCGCTCGATCATCGGCGCGAACGTCACGGTCTCCGAGGGCGCCCAGGTCCACGAGTCCGTGGTGGACCACGACTCCACGATCGGCGAGGAGTCACTCCTGCGCGAGGTCGTCGTGGGCTGCCACTCGCACGTCGGCGCCCAGAACGAGCTGCCCGCCCAGTTGCGGCTGTCGTGCGGCATCCGCATCCCCGCGCAGGGTGTGCGGGTCAGCGGTACGGCCGTCGCCTGCCCGACAGTCCACTGAAGTCGCCGGCCTGACCGGACAGTTACTGGAGAACCGTGACCAGCCATCGTTCCAAGGCCACGAACGCGGAGCGCCTCCGCAAGTACCGGCCTGACATTCAGGGCCTGCGTGCCGTCGCCATCATGATGGTCGTCGCCATGCACTGCGGCATCCTCGACATCCACGGCGGCGTGGACGTCAGCTTCGTGCTCAGCGGCTTCCTCATCGGCAGCCAGCTCCTCGCCGAGATCGACAAGACCGGCAAGATCTCCCTGAGCAAGTTCTGGGCCCGCCGCTTCCGGCGTCTGGCGCCGGGCGCCGCCGTCACCATCGTCGCCGTGGGCGTTCTGTCCTGGATCTACGCGAGCCCCTTCAGGTTCCGCGAGTACATGGACGACGGACTCGCCGCCTCGGTGAGCCTCATCAACTGGCGGCTGGCCGAGAACGGCACCGACTACTTCGCCAACGACGGCAGCCAGTCGCCGTACCAGCACTTCTGGTCACTGGGTATCGAGGAGCAGTTCTATCTCGCCGCCCCGATCGTCCTCCTCGTCGTGGCCTGGATCAGCCGGCTCATCTTCCGCAACCGTCTCCTGGTGGGGCTGGTCCTCATGGGCGCGGTGGGCGGTTCGTTCTACCTGGGCTACAGCCTGACCACGCCGAACCAGCCGCTGGCCTACTTCGGCACCCACACCCGCATCTGGGAACTCACCTTCGGCGTCCTGCTCGCACTCTGGGCACCGTTCCTGTCCCGTATGCCGCGGGGTCTCGCCGCGGTCGTCTCCTGGCTGGGCCTGGGCACCCTCCTGGTCACCGGGATGCTCATCACCGAGAACACCCCGCTGCCGGGATACGCCGTCGCCGGTCCCGTGCTCGGCGCGTGGCTGATCATCGCCGGCGGCTGCGCCAACCCCGGTTTCGGCGCGGAGAAGCTCCTCGACAACCCCGTCTTCGACTTCATCGGCAAGGTCAGCTACGGGTGGTACCTGTGGCACTGGCCGCTGCTGATCCTCTGGCCGCACATCATCGACTGGGAGTTCGGCTACTCGGACCGCTTCCGGGTGGCGGTCCTCTCCTTCCTGCTCGCCATCGTCATGCACTTCATCGTCGAGAAGCGGTTCAGGGAGAACGTGAAGCTGGTCGTGCGTCCCTGGCTGGGCATACTCACCGGCGGCGCCCTGACAGGTACCGCGGCCGTCGCCATGGTGGTCGCCCTTCAGGTGCCGCTCAACCTCTCCATCGGTACCGCCGGAACCGCCGCCGCCCTGACCGGGTTCGACGGCACCGAGTCCGTGGAGAAGGCGGTGAGCGAGCGGTCCGACCCCAAGGTCAGCCAGAGCACGCTGCTGAAGTCCCCCAAGGACCGGGGTGACCACGGCTGCATCGACCAGCTGCTGGTCAGCAGCTGGACCCTGCACGACGACTGCGTCATCGGCGACAAGGAGTCCGACAGGACGCTGGTGCTGCTCGGCGACTCGCACGCCTACCAGTGGGGCAACGCCTTCGACGCGCTCGGCCGCAAGCTGCACGTCAAGGTCATCACGGTCATCAAGAGCGGCTGCTCGCCCGAGGTTTACCAGATCACGCGCGAGGATCTGGGGCGCGAGTACACCGAGTGCACGAGCTGGCGGAAGTCTGCTCTCGCGTACATCAAGAAGCTCAAGCCGGACGTCATCGCGGTGGCCAACCGGGTCCAGTTCAACACCGTGCGCGAAGGCGCCGAGGACACGTTCAAGAAGCTTGAGGCCACTGGGTCGGACCTGATCTATCTGACCGACACGCCGAAGCCGACCTTCAGCGTCCCGGACTGCCTGGCCGAGGAGTCCGACACCCCCTCCTCGTGCACCCTGAAGGCGGAGACCGCCGTCGACCTGCCCGAGTTCCGGAAACTGGAGCGCGAGGTGGCCAAGGAGCACGGAGCCACGGTCATCAACACGCTCCCCGCGTTCTGCGCGGACGGCTACTGCCCGGCGGTCATCGGCGGACACGTGGTCTATTGGGACAACAGCCATATGACCGGCGGCTACGCCAAGTCCCTGGAGTCGTTCCTGGAGCCGACCTTCAAGAAGATCCTGGCCGGCTGACCTACCACACCAAGCCGACCCAGAACCCAGAACACAAGAAAGAGGGGCCCCGAGACCGGGGCCCCTCTTCAGTGCACCTGCCCCCGTACCCGCCGAGCCTGCCGCTGCCGCTCCGCAAGCAGTTCGTCCGCCGGATAAGCGACCTCCTCCAGCGTCAGCCCGTGCGGCCGCACCACATGCACGGCACTGTCCCGCACCCCCGCGTCCAGCACCTTCCGCGGCCACTCCACGCCCCGGTGCCCGTCCCCCACGAACAACAGCGCCCCCACCATGGACCGCACCTGGTTGTGGCAGAACGCGTCGGCGCGGACCTCGATCTCGACGACCCCGTCCGCGCTCCTGCGCACCCCGAAGTCGAAGATCTCCCGAACCGTCGACGCCCCCTCACGCTTCTTCGCGTAGGCGGCGAAGTCATGCTCCCCGACCAGCGACTTGGCGGCGGCGTCCATCACCTCGACGTCCAACTCCCAGTCGTGCCACAGCACATGATTGCGGAGCAGCGGATCCACACCCCCGGGCCGGTCCCCGACCCGGTACACATACCGCCGCCACAACGCGGCGAACCGAGCGTTGAACCCCTCGGCGGCCTCCCCGGCCGCCCACACCCGCACATCCTTGGGAAGCCGCCCGGCCAGCCGCTTGAGCAGCTTCTCCCGATGCTCCGCCCACACGTCCTCGGGCAGATCGACATGAGCCACCTGCCCCCGGGCGTGCACCCCCGCATCCGTCCGCCCGGCCACGGTCAGCTCGTACGTCGTCTCCCCCGACCGCGTCACGGTCCGCAGAGCATCCTCGATCTCCCCCTGCACGGTCCGCTGCCCACCGGCCTGCTTGGCCCAGCCGCGGAACTCGCTCCCGTCGTAGGACAGATCAAGGCGCACACGCACGAACCCGGGCTCAACTTCGTCACTCACACACAGATCCTCTCAGGAACAGAAAAGCGGGCCCGCTCCCGAAAAGGAACGGACCCGCCAACGCCCTAAAGGGGCGCGGGGAACTGCGCGAGCAACCACGACACAGCCGCAGCCGCCGTCCAACAGAACCCGGCAGAACGCTTACGCGTCCTTCGACTCCTCAGCCGCGGCGTCCTCGACGACCTCGTCAGCCTTGGTCTCCTCGACCTTGGCCTCCTCGGACTCCTTGACCGCACGCTTCGTCGCAGCCTCGGCCTCACCCGTAGCCTGCTGCGCGACCGTCAGCGCCTCGACCAGCTCGATGACAGCCATGGGCGCGTTGTCGCCACGGCGGTTACCGATCTTGGTGATACGGGTGTAGCCACCCGGACGGTTCTCGTACCGCGGGCCGATCTCGGTGAAGAGCGTGTGCACGATGCCCTTGTCCGTGATGACCTGGAGCACCTGGCGGCGGTTGTGAAGGTCGCCCTTCTTCGCCTTGGTGACCAGACGCTCGGCGTACGGCCGCAGACGACGGGCCTTCGCCTCGGTGGTGGTGATACGGCCGTGCTCGAAGAGCTGCTTCGCGAGGTTCGCGAGGAGGAGCTTCTCGTGCGCGGCGCTGCCGCCCAGACGGGCACCCTTGGTGGGCTTCGGCATTTCTTTCTCCTGTGTGTCTGCCCCGGCCGTATCAGGTACCGGGGTCAGGAACCCGATGAGCGGATGCTCACCGGCAACGACCGGTCAGTACTGCGCTGTAGCGCTCAGTACTGCTCGGTCTCCACGAAACCCGCGTCCGCGTCGTCGTCGGCGCCGAAGGCGTCGGCAGCGGCCGTGGGGTCGAATCCGGGCGGGCTGTCCTTGAGGGCCAGGCCCATGCCGGCCAGCTTCGCCTTGACCTCGTCGATCGACTTCGCACCGAAGTTGCGAATGTCGAGGAGGTCCGCCTCGGAGCGGGCGACGAGCTCACCCACGGAGTGGATGCCCTCACGCTTGAGGCAGTTGTACGACCGAACGGTGAGCTCCAGCTCCTCGATCGGCAGCGCCAGATCAGCGGCGAGGGCGGCGTCCGTGGGGGACGGGCCCATGTCGATGCCCTCGGCGTCGATGTTCAGCTCGCGGGCGAGACCGAACAGCTCCACCAGGGTCTTACCGGCCGACGCCATGGCGTCACGGGGACGCATGGCCTGCTTCGTCTCGACGTCGACGATCAGCTTGTCGAAGTCGGTGCGCTGCTCGACACGGGTCGCCTCGACCTTGTACGTGACCTTCAGCACCGGCGAGTAGATGGAGTCGACCGGGATACGGCCGATCTCCTGGCCCACCTGCTTGTTCTGCACGGCGGAGACGTAACCACGGCCACGCTCGACCGTGAGCTCCATCTCCAGCTTGCCCTTGCCGTTGAGCGTGGCGAGGACCAGGTCGGGGTTGTGCACCTCGACGCCGGCCGGGGGCGCGATGTCGGCGGCGGTGACCAGACCCGGGCCCTGCTTGCGCAGGTACATCACGACCGGCTCGTCGTGCTCCGAGGAGACGACCAGCTGCTTGATGTTCAGGATGAGGTCGGTCACGTCCTCCTTGACGCCCGGCACGGTGGTGAACTCGTGCAGGACACCGTCGATACGGATGCTGGTGACAGCAGCGCCGGGGATCGACGACAGGAGGGTACGGCGGAGGGAGTTGCCGAGGGTGTAGCCGAAGCCCGGCTCCAGCGGCTCGATCACGAACCGGGAGCGGAACTCGTCAACGACCTCTTCGGTCAACGAGGGACGCTGAGCGATCAGCATGTTGCGTTCCTTCTGTCAGGGGCGCCCGCTATTTGACGCCCTGATATGTAACAAGGGTACGGGCGATACGACTCATAAGAGCCGTACCGCCCGAGAAGCCCAGAGAAGCGAGGTCAGACGCGACGACGCTTCGGCGGACGGCAGCCGTTGTGCGGGGTCGGGGTGACGTCC
This DNA window, taken from Streptomyces sp. NBC_00663, encodes the following:
- a CDS encoding glycoside hydrolase family 26 protein; the protein is MRMRGRIRLIGAGATAAVLGPLALWAAWDADETQAPRLAPTDLRERDPQATPAARRVYAFLAGLENDARLGRPSRTLIGQHVELHNERYNPKYGDYRGTKQPGYYYKKARDITGRLPGFVELDLGPGYGRPGWAVGQARSYNGSWPSCRRDWGYVEDAVDLAVGVWAGLPRAADGSYRPSGTHTECFSGAPVSLPHNGGDPAGLVGFSFHQPYPGSPVKSLEQTKLRNSPGADDPGWFRRVITADSPEHRALLHDLDFLADHLGYLADQGVPVLLRPYHEMNTAPGDGFWWAGQDPAAFHELWRLTYDHLVHRRGLHNLLFVWAPNSWDGGYGRDPHAYYPGGRYVDVVGVDDYSDTPAKPFGGGAWTEVWYRGLERYRRPRIMAESFHVPLNAAQPETLSRTPWVLWTVWGQALSYENLSAPRHKNTAADVRRTYGSPKTITSGDRLRAGHAP
- a CDS encoding glycosyltransferase family 2 protein — translated: MTSTLVDGGVPQYSRHSQKLAKRTASWKPGILPFLLPFVLLTAFGLWSYRPSSSLMSWILTVVWSLPVAGVMVGIQGALLIRRRVRKSDQMTPPAPADQDFLIALCPTIGRHDTYPALERSILSYVEHLPEYFPYMRVDILTEEGCEATEAIDRLAASHPLIRVITVPKDYVPANGTRFKARANHYAHELRIAEGEALEYVWVLHMDDDTGVGPDTASSLAQFINRQRRAHPDEAKHMAQGILTYPRENAVNMFTWLADAVRPADDIARFRALTGMGTPAAGVHGELLVLRASIEAEIGWDFGPKEIVEDARLALTFCRKYPGRSDWFNGRCYGASPATASDFVKQRDRWAWGLVALCFNRAVPLRYRWFLSICVATWILGPLQHIGAVLLIGWLFNDMNTSPVTQSITILWALNFAYVIWTYWEGLRLNALASVSGRRKWWEPIVVVALIPVFSIMEGLGGFKGFLKFVRREENKFVVIAKPA
- a CDS encoding glycoside hydrolase family 113 gives rise to the protein MTVLTVVLGTPFLFGDHPVRWEAGSKLPTLVLDNAPESSTPADTTTDPKASPSPTADPLKVAEPWKKGMPQWGVQLYWEEEKTKRSDAFIEKQAEKHAKYLIGLGANSVSISFPFSIEGRTSNVLSKGAKTPSPERVERVLKVFKDAGFRTTLRPIMDEGNLKQANGWRGNIEPDSRSAWFASYKKLVTPYLKAADEAKTNTFVIGTELNSLEGDVGWEPLVSSAEKSFTGEVSYDANWDNYVRGRINMPVSHLGVDAYFPVKVADTASVGTLVKGWNDWLDRKATGALPNILIAESGIGAMKGAYHAPGDFYARRTVNEKVQANWYTAVCQVVQERQMQGVYWWSIHFDDDPNTAPDDKTASRLDFAGRPLTEKAIKTCFSSDYAGPGTDDSTS
- a CDS encoding nucleotidyltransferase family protein, which translates into the protein MQEAIILVGGKGTRLRPLTNHTPKPLLSVAGSSFIRHQIAKLMDAGVEHVVFATSYLASLFEEEFKDFSQDLAISYAVEEVPLGTGGAIRNAGRLLRGHDPDAPVLILNGDILSGVDLRALLERHETQDADVTLHLTRVLDPRAFGLVPTDEDGRVLSFLEKPKTAAEIITDQINAGCYVFRRSVLDAVPADREVSVEQETFPQLVAGGGRVFGHTTQEYWRDLGTPLAFVHGSADLVSGRATSPLVAGPSEALIHPTAVIDPTARVTGGSTIGPNAVIGAHVVVDRSIIGANVTVSEGAQVHESVVDHDSTIGEESLLREVVVGCHSHVGAQNELPAQLRLSCGIRIPAQGVRVSGTAVACPTVH
- a CDS encoding acyltransferase family protein; this encodes MTSHRSKATNAERLRKYRPDIQGLRAVAIMMVVAMHCGILDIHGGVDVSFVLSGFLIGSQLLAEIDKTGKISLSKFWARRFRRLAPGAAVTIVAVGVLSWIYASPFRFREYMDDGLAASVSLINWRLAENGTDYFANDGSQSPYQHFWSLGIEEQFYLAAPIVLLVVAWISRLIFRNRLLVGLVLMGAVGGSFYLGYSLTTPNQPLAYFGTHTRIWELTFGVLLALWAPFLSRMPRGLAAVVSWLGLGTLLVTGMLITENTPLPGYAVAGPVLGAWLIIAGGCANPGFGAEKLLDNPVFDFIGKVSYGWYLWHWPLLILWPHIIDWEFGYSDRFRVAVLSFLLAIVMHFIVEKRFRENVKLVVRPWLGILTGGALTGTAAVAMVVALQVPLNLSIGTAGTAAALTGFDGTESVEKAVSERSDPKVSQSTLLKSPKDRGDHGCIDQLLVSSWTLHDDCVIGDKESDRTLVLLGDSHAYQWGNAFDALGRKLHVKVITVIKSGCSPEVYQITREDLGREYTECTSWRKSALAYIKKLKPDVIAVANRVQFNTVREGAEDTFKKLEATGSDLIYLTDTPKPTFSVPDCLAEESDTPSSCTLKAETAVDLPEFRKLEREVAKEHGATVINTLPAFCADGYCPAVIGGHVVYWDNSHMTGGYAKSLESFLEPTFKKILAG
- the truA gene encoding tRNA pseudouridine(38-40) synthase TruA, which gives rise to MSDEVEPGFVRVRLDLSYDGSEFRGWAKQAGGQRTVQGEIEDALRTVTRSGETTYELTVAGRTDAGVHARGQVAHVDLPEDVWAEHREKLLKRLAGRLPKDVRVWAAGEAAEGFNARFAALWRRYVYRVGDRPGGVDPLLRNHVLWHDWELDVEVMDAAAKSLVGEHDFAAYAKKREGASTVREIFDFGVRRSADGVVEIEVRADAFCHNQVRSMVGALLFVGDGHRGVEWPRKVLDAGVRDSAVHVVRPHGLTLEEVAYPADELLAERQRQARRVRGQVH
- the rplQ gene encoding 50S ribosomal protein L17, whose translation is MPKPTKGARLGGSAAHEKLLLANLAKQLFEHGRITTTEAKARRLRPYAERLVTKAKKGDLHNRRQVLQVITDKGIVHTLFTEIGPRYENRPGGYTRITKIGNRRGDNAPMAVIELVEALTVAQQATGEAEAATKRAVKESEEAKVEETKADEVVEDAAAEESKDA
- a CDS encoding DNA-directed RNA polymerase subunit alpha, with translation MLIAQRPSLTEEVVDEFRSRFVIEPLEPGFGYTLGNSLRRTLLSSIPGAAVTSIRIDGVLHEFTTVPGVKEDVTDLILNIKQLVVSSEHDEPVVMYLRKQGPGLVTAADIAPPAGVEVHNPDLVLATLNGKGKLEMELTVERGRGYVSAVQNKQVGQEIGRIPVDSIYSPVLKVTYKVEATRVEQRTDFDKLIVDVETKQAMRPRDAMASAGKTLVELFGLARELNIDAEGIDMGPSPTDAALAADLALPIEELELTVRSYNCLKREGIHSVGELVARSEADLLDIRNFGAKSIDEVKAKLAGMGLALKDSPPGFDPTAAADAFGADDDADAGFVETEQY